One window of Triticum dicoccoides isolate Atlit2015 ecotype Zavitan chromosome 5A, WEW_v2.0, whole genome shotgun sequence genomic DNA carries:
- the LOC119303682 gene encoding photosystem I reaction center subunit II, chloroplastic, whose translation MAMATQASAATRHLITAAWSPSAKPRPATLAMPSSARGPAPLCAAAPDTPAPAAPPAEPAPAGFVPPQLDPSTPSPIFGGSTGGLLRKAQVEEFYVITWTSPKEQVFEMPTGGAAIMREGPNLLKLARKEQCLALGNRLRSKYKIAYQFYRVFPNGEVQYLHPKDGVYPEKVNAGRQGVGQNFRSIGKNVSPIEVKFTGKNSFDI comes from the coding sequence ATGGCCATGGCCACGCAAGCCTCGGCGGCGACGCGCCACCTCATCACCGCAGCCTGGTCGCCCTCCGCCAAGCCCCGCCCCGCCACCCTCGCCATGCCATCCTCCGCCCGCGGCCCGGCCCCGCTCTGCGCCGCGGCCCCGGACACCCCCGCCCCCGCCGCGCCGCCGGCGGAGCCCGCGCCCGCGGGCTTCGTGCCGCCGCAGCTGGATCCGTCCACCCCGTCCCCGATCTTCGGCGGCAGCACGGGCGGCCTGCTCCGCAAGGCCCAGGTCGAGGAGTTCTACGTCATCACCTGGACCTCCCCCAAGGAGCAGGTGTTCGAGATGCCCACCGGCGGCGCCGCCATCATGCGCGAGGGCCCCAACCTCCTCAAGCTCGCCCGCAAGGAGCAGTGCCTCGCCCTCGGCAACCGCCTCCGCTCCAAGTACAAGATCGCCTACCAGTTCTACCGCGTCTTCCCCAACGGCGAGGTGCAGTACCTCCACCCCAAGGACGGCGTCTACCCGGAGAAGGTCAACGCCGGCAGGCAGGGCGTGGGGCAGAACTTCCGCAGCATCGGCAAGAACGTCAGCCCCATCGAGGTCAAGTTCACCGGCAAGAACTCCTTCGACATCTAA